The Bartonella krasnovii sequence TTTTCGTGAACCTGGCAATGAATATAAAGAAGATTTGGAAAGTGGCTCATATTCTGCTGTGTTAGGGGGGGTTACAACAGTGTTTGAAATGCCGAATACCCATCCATTGACAACATCAGAAGAAACATTAAGAGATAAGGTTAAGCGCGGATTTCATCGTATGCATTGTGACTTTGCATTTTGGGTTGGAGGAACGCGTGAAAATGCTCATGAACTCTCTGAATTAGAAAGACTTCCTGGTGCGGCTGGAATTAAAGTCTTTATGGGATCTTCTACCGGCGATCTTTTGGTTAATGATGATGAAAGTGTACGCCTTATTTTAAAAAATACACGCCGTCGTGCAGCTTTTCATTCTGAAGATGAGGAAAGACTCAAAGAACGTAAAATACTGCGTATTGAAGGGGATGCGTCCTCACATCCGATTTGGCGTGATGAGGTTGCGGCGTTAAAATGTACGCAGCGTTTGGTAAAAATTGCCCATGAGACGAAAGCACGCATTCATGTGTTACATCTTTCGACAGAAGAAGAAATTGATTTTCTCAAAAAACATAAAGATGTTGCAACAATTGAAGTGACACACCACCATTTGACTCTCACGGCTGATGATTATAAGAAGTTTGGTACATTAATTCAGATGAATCCACCTATTCGTGAATCGCGCCACCGTGAAGCTCTTTGGTACGGTGTTCAACAGGGGATTATTGATGTTTTAGGCTCAGATCATGCGCCTCATACCCTTGAGGACAAGCTTCAATCTTATCCCTCTTCACCTTCAGGAATGACAGGAGTGCAAACAACGGCAGCCATTATGTTAACACATGTGAATGCAGGAAAAATATCTCTTGAGCGTTTTGTTGATCTCACATCACATGGCCCTAGTCGTATTTTTGGTATAAGCTGTAAAGGACGTCTTGCTGTTGGGTATGATGCTGATTTGACTATTATTGATCTTAAGCGAGAAGAAGTGATGATGAACAGTTTAATTGGTTCGCGTGCCGGTTGGACACCTTATGATGGTCAAAAGGTTAAAGGTTGGCCTGTCGGGACTATTATCCGTGGTATGCGCGTTATGTGGGAAGGTGAAATTGTCACGCCTTCACAAGGAGAGCCTGTTAAATTTATAGAAACTTTGGTGTAAACAGCATAAATTTTATCCTATTATGCCACAAAATACTATCATTTAAGGAGAAGGTATTTCAGTCTCTTTAATACATAAGTTTTTTATGCGTGGTAAATATTTTTAGGCTTGTTACCATGAGTGGGAAGACAAGAGAAATTCAATAGAACTTGGACTATTGACAAACTAAGTTGGTAAGAATGTTCGTCCTTTGAGGTGTGGAGAAGAAGCCAAAGAGCGATACGGGAAAAGCTGCTCATAAGAATACAGGCACATCGAGGCATTATTCTTCACAAGTTTCTTTATTTTCGAGAAGATAACAGATTGCTCTATTCATTTGTGAGGAGGGTATTATTGCTATCACTTAAATGACAAGGACATATTTTTTATACAGGTTAGTTGTTATAATGCATGAGAAGATTTTCAGATAAAGCTCTTCCTTCTTTAATATATCTTTGATTGGCTTCAATGGCAGCTTGTGTACAATGATGATAATTTTCTGAGAAAGCGCGATACGCTTCATTAAATGCGTCATAAAAATAAGCACGTCTTTGTGGAATGGGGTGTTCTGCTTCAATGAGTGCGTTCATATAGTCATACCATTGATTTATTGGCACTTGGTTTGTTGGAGGCACACAAAGATTTTGGAGAAAATGCAGGGATCCCAAAATTTCTGCGAGGCGAAGTAATTTTTTCTCATAAGGTGGAGACTGTTGTGCAAAGGTTGGCATCGAAATGACAATAAATATTAAAAGAATGATTTTTTTCAATTTATTACGCATTATTTTGATTGCTTTCTTTTGAAAATAATTGTGTCATGAGAACGATGTAAAAAATAAGATTAATTGCGGACATTATTCTCAATGATTGATGATGAAATATAGGGCGTAGGAGATAATAAGGAACCCATTGTGAAATATTGAAAATACTGATGAAGCTTTATGGGGTTAAAGTTTTAAGATCTTCTTCCTGTAATCTATTTTTCATATAAATATTTTATTGCCTATGGAATTTTTTCTAAACTCGTTTTTTTCAAGAAGAGAAAAGCTCTCTATCTGTAGAATGCTTTTGTCCAATCAAACAAAAGAGATTATTTTTATGATAAATGATGGAGATGTCTCAATAACTATAGGGGAAGAAGAATTGATGATGAGGTGAAAGCTTTAGTCTAAACCGCATAATGTGATCATTTGAGAGAAGAGACATCTAAAAGAACGGTGCGTAATATCGTTTACGGAGTATGATGATGAAAGAGTTGCGATTTTATAATACGCTGACACGTAAAAAAGAAAATTTTATACCAATAGATCCGACAAAAGTACGTCTTTATGTTTGTGGTCCAACAGTTTATGATTATGCGCATATAGGAAATGCACGACCTGTCATTGTTTTTGATGTTTTATTTCGCTTATTGCGCCATATTTATGGAAAAGATCATGTTCTCTATGCGCGTAATATTACAGATGTCGATGATAAAATTAATGCACGCGCCGCTTGTGAATATCCAAACGCATCACTGAATGATGCTATTCGTCAATTAACAGAACGCACATATTCTCAGTTTCAACAAGATACAATGGCGCTTGGTTGTCTATTGCCAACCAGCCAGCCACGCGCAACCGAACATTTAGAGGAGATGCGCGCTCTCATCGAAAGATTACTTGAAAAGGGTCACGCTTATAAAGCGGAAAATCATATACTATTTTCTATAAGGAGCGTAAAAAATCCACCCCATTATGGGGCATTTGCAAATCGTTCTTTAGATGAAATGAGGGCTGGGGCGCGTATCGATGTTGCTGCTTATAAAAGGGAGGAGATGGATTTTGTTTTATGGAAACCTTCTCTGGAAGGAGAGCCAGGCTGGGAGTCACCGGCTGGAATTCCTGTTTTAGGTCGTCCAGGTTGGCATATTGAATGTTCAGCAATGTCAATGGCAAAGTTATTAGCACCTTATGGTGGTGGTTTAACTTGTGATGATCCGACAGCGAATATTTTTGATATTCATGGTGGTGGACTTGATTTAATTTTTCCTCACCATGAAAATGAGATTGCACAAAGTTGTTCAGCTTTTGGGACGGAGCGAATGGCTAATTTTTGGATGCATAACGGCTTTTTACAAGTTGAAGGCAAAAAGATGTCGAAAAGCTTTGGCAATTTCATAACCATTCGTTCTGTTTTAGAGAACAATTTTTTAGAATTTAACGGTGTTTTAGCCGATGAAATGAAAGAAAATTGGGCGGGTTTGTCTGCACGTTTTTCGATGCTCCAAACGCATTATCGTGAACCATTAAATTGGACAGTGCAGCGTTTAATGCAATCGAGCAGTGAATTGTATCGTTGGTATGAATTGCTTCGCAGTAAAAAGAGTATGATGGAAAACAATGAAGCGATAGATGATACTTTGATAGATGCCCTTAGTGATGATCTTAATACGCCCAAAGCATTTACTCTTTTGCGAAAATTTTATAAAGCAGAAGATACTTTAGCTCTTGCTCATGGCATGAATATATTAGGACTATTACGACAAGAATGGATTAAAGAAATAGACTGTCCATTATTTATAAAAAAAACGTCTCTTGATTCAAAATTTATTGATCAGCGCATTGCCGAAAGATTGCGGCTTATCCATAATAAAGAGTGGGAAGCTGCGGATACAATTCGTGATGAGCTTGCAGCTAAAGGGGTTCTCTTAAAAGATAGTAAGGATCCGCAGAGTGGTGAGCGCATAACCGTGTGGGAAGTAAAACGATTCTAATTTCCCTATTCCAGCAGTTCTCATAAATTAAAGGGAGAATATGATGGAAATTTTATATCACTATGGATATATCGTGCTTAAGCTGGCTGTGGGTCTTGTTGCCTTCCTATTTATTCTAAGAACGACGGGTCGTGGAAGCCTTAGTCAGATGACACCCGTTGATCTGGTCAGCAATTTTGTTATGGGAGGTATTATTGGAGGAGTCATTTATAATCAGAATATTAGTAGCATTCAATTATTGCTTGTTTTACTGATTTGGCAAGCCTTAATTACCTCTTTTAATTTTTTGGCACGCTATTCAGTTTTTTTTCGCCACCTTATTGCAGGGCGGAATGTCACATTGGTTTTAGATGGGGTCTTTCAAATGGATAAGATTAAAAACTTAAGGCTCAATGTTAATGATCTTATTGCGATGTTACGTCTTAAAGGGTGTCACTTACATGAAGCTGCTTTTGTGCGTTTGGAAACCAATGGTGATTGTACTGTTATTAAAAAGGAAGAGGGGAAGAAATCGACGATTGTCGTAGAAAACGGTGAAGTTATTGATGATGGTCTTAAAGAGATTGGTAAAACAAAAAAGTGGCTTCAGGCAGAATTGAAAAAAAAGCATATAA is a genomic window containing:
- a CDS encoding DUF421 domain-containing protein, whose translation is MEILYHYGYIVLKLAVGLVAFLFILRTTGRGSLSQMTPVDLVSNFVMGGIIGGVIYNQNISSIQLLLVLLIWQALITSFNFLARYSVFFRHLIAGRNVTLVLDGVFQMDKIKNLRLNVNDLIAMLRLKGCHLHEAAFVRLETNGDCTVIKKEEGKKSTIVVENGEVIDDGLKEIGKTKKWLQAELKKKHIKVENLFAAEWYENTDQNNKLYRGLFLVPFSKKV
- the cysS gene encoding cysteine--tRNA ligase, producing MKELRFYNTLTRKKENFIPIDPTKVRLYVCGPTVYDYAHIGNARPVIVFDVLFRLLRHIYGKDHVLYARNITDVDDKINARAACEYPNASLNDAIRQLTERTYSQFQQDTMALGCLLPTSQPRATEHLEEMRALIERLLEKGHAYKAENHILFSIRSVKNPPHYGAFANRSLDEMRAGARIDVAAYKREEMDFVLWKPSLEGEPGWESPAGIPVLGRPGWHIECSAMSMAKLLAPYGGGLTCDDPTANIFDIHGGGLDLIFPHHENEIAQSCSAFGTERMANFWMHNGFLQVEGKKMSKSFGNFITIRSVLENNFLEFNGVLADEMKENWAGLSARFSMLQTHYREPLNWTVQRLMQSSSELYRWYELLRSKKSMMENNEAIDDTLIDALSDDLNTPKAFTLLRKFYKAEDTLALAHGMNILGLLRQEWIKEIDCPLFIKKTSLDSKFIDQRIAERLRLIHNKEWEAADTIRDELAAKGVLLKDSKDPQSGERITVWEVKRF
- a CDS encoding TIGR02301 family protein, yielding MRNKLKKIILLIFIVISMPTFAQQSPPYEKKLLRLAEILGSLHFLQNLCVPPTNQVPINQWYDYMNALIEAEHPIPQRRAYFYDAFNEAYRAFSENYHHCTQAAIEANQRYIKEGRALSENLLMHYNN
- a CDS encoding dihydroorotase, with the translated sequence MFKTFDTIFKGATLVNHDGKSKRDIGVTNGRIAEIGDLTCASAGEVIDCTGLHILPGIIDSQVHFREPGNEYKEDLESGSYSAVLGGVTTVFEMPNTHPLTTSEETLRDKVKRGFHRMHCDFAFWVGGTRENAHELSELERLPGAAGIKVFMGSSTGDLLVNDDESVRLILKNTRRRAAFHSEDEERLKERKILRIEGDASSHPIWRDEVAALKCTQRLVKIAHETKARIHVLHLSTEEEIDFLKKHKDVATIEVTHHHLTLTADDYKKFGTLIQMNPPIRESRHREALWYGVQQGIIDVLGSDHAPHTLEDKLQSYPSSPSGMTGVQTTAAIMLTHVNAGKISLERFVDLTSHGPSRIFGISCKGRLAVGYDADLTIIDLKREEVMMNSLIGSRAGWTPYDGQKVKGWPVGTIIRGMRVMWEGEIVTPSQGEPVKFIETLV